A window of Sphingobacterium sp. SRCM116780 contains these coding sequences:
- a CDS encoding nuclear transport factor 2 family protein — protein MKTLVKTFTAALIAVSTCTMAAEKPEKGMLKLSTANLAIDSYVSVMTEGQSAGVEQLFGSDFSQKIQGENGKTNSRSEVIAFLKKQKGEKMNCKTNIQIIETSADYMIAKVTMQFEDFTKTDLVTLVNEGGSWKVSKSINSYK, from the coding sequence ATGAAAACTTTAGTAAAAACATTCACAGCAGCTTTAATCGCAGTATCAACATGTACAATGGCCGCAGAGAAACCAGAAAAAGGTATGCTTAAGCTATCCACAGCAAACTTGGCTATTGACAGCTATGTTTCGGTTATGACAGAGGGACAGTCAGCAGGAGTAGAACAATTGTTTGGATCTGATTTTAGCCAAAAGATACAAGGTGAAAACGGAAAAACGAATAGCCGCTCAGAAGTCATCGCATTCTTGAAAAAACAAAAAGGAGAGAAGATGAATTGTAAAACGAATATCCAGATTATTGAAACATCTGCTGATTATATGATCGCTAAAGTAACGATGCAGTTTGAAGATTTTACCAAAACAGATCTTGTGACCTTGGTTAACGAAGGTGGAAGCTGGAAGGTGTCTAAATCGATCAACTCTTATAAGTAG
- a CDS encoding alpha/beta hydrolase codes for MLFGKIKIVLTLVLTTFSLLIFAQDIYTKTYGDKNKPAIIYIHGGPRGNATLFEGTTAQTLADKGYFVIVYDRRGEGRSSDPNAKLTFEEAFNDLNGVILKYGLKKVTIIGHSFGGLVSTLYTNKYPEKVDRLILVGALFAQQESYDHILKTGLKKAQQNHDKQTIQRINTINKLDKKSAAYRKQVYEVASYFGYFNMPNPTTESKLINKSYTESEYSKSNIRNDEAPLLFYKNEKQVNIDTKAILKKIKVKKVKLSAIYGKQDGIFSEKQILSLRKIVGEANFYSIENCSHYPFVDQQHEFLEDLQVILVR; via the coding sequence ATGCTTTTTGGAAAGATTAAAATCGTTCTCACGTTAGTGCTTACTACATTTTCTCTATTGATTTTTGCCCAAGACATTTATACCAAAACTTATGGCGATAAAAATAAACCTGCCATCATTTACATACATGGCGGCCCAAGAGGTAATGCTACGCTATTTGAGGGTACGACTGCTCAAACACTTGCAGATAAGGGTTACTTTGTAATTGTTTATGACAGACGAGGTGAAGGAAGATCGAGCGATCCGAATGCGAAACTTACTTTCGAAGAAGCTTTTAATGATTTAAATGGAGTGATTTTGAAATATGGTTTAAAAAAAGTGACTATAATCGGACATAGTTTTGGAGGTCTTGTTTCCACATTGTACACCAATAAATATCCTGAAAAAGTTGATCGCTTAATTTTAGTGGGTGCTTTGTTTGCTCAACAGGAAAGTTATGACCATATCTTGAAAACCGGACTTAAAAAAGCACAACAAAATCACGATAAGCAAACGATTCAAAGAATAAATACTATAAATAAATTAGATAAAAAAAGTGCTGCCTATAGAAAACAAGTTTATGAAGTTGCCTCTTATTTCGGATATTTTAATATGCCAAACCCAACGACTGAGTCCAAATTGATCAATAAAAGTTATACAGAAAGTGAATACTCAAAATCCAACATCAGAAATGACGAAGCTCCACTTCTTTTTTATAAAAATGAAAAGCAGGTGAATATCGATACCAAGGCTATTCTGAAAAAAATTAAAGTGAAAAAGGTAAAATTATCTGCTATATATGGGAAGCAAGACGGAATTTTTTCGGAGAAGCAAATTTTATCCTTAAGAAAGATCGTGGGTGAGGCTAATTTTTACAGCATTGAAAATTGTTCCCATTATCCATTTGTGGATCAACAACATGAATTTCTTGAGGATTTACAGGTGATTCTCGTTCGCTAA